The Polypterus senegalus isolate Bchr_013 chromosome 1, ASM1683550v1, whole genome shotgun sequence genomic sequence TAGTAGCATTTTAGAATAAGAGCTAGCAAGGTGCATTAATCAATCAGTTACTGGTACTGTATTGTAGAAGCCGGTTGACTGATGGGATGGGTAGGTAGGTACTGAGACAAGATTGAGAATGGTGAGACATGCAAGCTAAGGGTGAACTTTTTGGGGAACTTTCAGAAAGACAAAGGAAGGTGGGTGAAGTCTTGAGTACAGCGGGAGTTAAATAGGAGCCGGTGAAAAGAAGGATGTTCTTCTTCTAAAGGAGAGAGGTGTGAAGTAGGGTGAGACTTATTGGTTAAGATGTTAAGGAGTTTATTGGTGTTTCCTGTGCCCAAAACAGTAGGAAGGTTTAGCTCATATCtggaattgttatttttttgctctgatacaaaATGCCCAATTTAGGTTTCTTTAAATTCCTGTGTGTCGTTAGTATCGTCCCTGTGGTCTTTACATAATGTAACCACCTTAGTAAGCCCTTTTTTGAGTTATTAACATTGCTAATGGCAACACCAAAATAGGGGTTATGTATAGTGCATCTATTAGTCACTTACTTCCAGGATTTGGATCTattatgaaactaatgaagcttaagcttcagggcccctaATCCTGGAGGGGCCCCagaagttattttaattttaatccttTCATAACTCAAAaactattggatttttttttatttacgccAGTGACTTTGACATGGGAGATGATCCAGTAGAGTAATCTTAATCAATGTACTGGTAATTTTTTTCTGGTGAtctattgtggaaaaaaaaacccattggTGAAGATAACAGTGGTCACCAGGACCTTGTTGCTGGATGTGTTCAACAGTTTCAGAGGCCCAAAAATGTAGGTCTTCACAAATGTTTTGCTCAATAGATGCACTATAACAAGCCATTAACACTCATACTCTAGTTTTACCAAAACCATATCTCATATCCTCTTTAATGTCTACAATACGATTTTTGAGAAAGCTCTTTTTGTTTGATATGAAACTTTAATCTCCAAGAGGaagttgtctttttgcatgaccttctggagggtcagagcacagggtcagccactgtacagcacccgtggagcaattttcaggttaagggtcatgttcaagggcccagcagagtaaggAATTCTGGGAATTGAACTGGCAACCTCCCAGATATCAATGCAGATCTTTAGACACAATCTTTAAAACCCACTTCTCTGTTATATAGTCAAGGACAGGCAACATCTGGCAAACAGCAATGGGCTCAAGTCAAGCGCCAACATTATGTGGGATACCAGTTCACAGATGATCACTTCTGCACTCATTTCCAACTTgtacaatttaattattttatcttcaATCTACTTATGTAATTTCCTATtcagaactgacattttttttctgtgatattGTCTTTCAGAGGATAAGGGaaacttttttttccactctgctTCCTAAAATGTTGGCATAGTGATTAGCACAGCAGCATCATGGGTCAACCATTCGGTAGTTCTTCTCAATACTTCTTGAATATTTCTGTTAAAGCCTTAATTTTCACTTCAAATCACTTCCTCTGTATAGTGAGAATCACATTGCTGGCCAAGAAGGGATTTACTGATGATGCACTCAAAGAGCTCAGTAATTTATCTTATAGAATCTAAGCAGTCTGTTTGCTTAATTAACACACtaaaacctaacattttcttGCCAATAACTAATTTCCTGCAATTCTGGATTGGTATAATAAGATTACAGTTAATCAGGGGCAGAGTATTAGGCTAAATTAAATTCAAGCACGTTTGTTGATATTTATGGATTTTCTTTAttactgtttcatttttctaaatgaaTATGGAGGTTACTCAAAATAGTTGCTGgacctttaaaaaaatgaagttcaAGAGAAGGGCAAACTTTGTTTTGACTGGCTTAGTGTTAGCTATTTAAATGTGACATACTGCATTTTTACCTCCCGGCTTCATCTCTCCACTTTAATCTCTACAGCATCCAGTTGCACACATTTAGGTCAGTGAGATGCAGCCAATGGAACACATAAATGCTAGAAACCACTATCATTATTCATGCATTCTTATTAAacagtattatttacaaatattttttggttaaggtaaacaaaatgaaatgcttatGTCCCATTAGGATATTCAGGAACAGCAGTAACCTTTCACTTTATCTGTACACATGCTGGATGGACTATATGTCTTGATTGCCCTGGGAGAATCTGGGTATTCCCTAGGAATGTCTTGGGAAGTTTGTTGTAGCTAGGGAGGCCTAGTCAACCCAGTCCCAGGTGTTGCTACCATTTGAAATTATAAAGATGGTCTATTTTCCACATTCTTCTTGTGTTGGTGTAGTTTTTATTTGGGTTCTCTGATTTCCTTCTCCATCCCCAACACATTAGATTAGCTCAATAAGAGTTGAGTGTAGCTTGATGTATTAATGCTACCTGGGATAGACTGAACTTCTGTTCTAAGATGGTTCCTGACTTGTACTCGATGCTGCTACTACAGGCAGTTATCCACTGTGACAATGGATTAAACAGAACCAATTAAAACAACAGATGGACCACTTTCATTGGATGCTTTTGAAGGGGTAAGAACATGTTTTTGAATTTCAATTTAATTCCAGGTTCAATTTAGTTTGAGTTGGTTCATTCCTTCTGAGGATAACTAAGTGCATTACTGGGTGgaattaattacatatatataggCACAAGGACGGTTCCATTGCTGCTTTGctggtaaacagtaaacaagGGCAAAGAAATTGGTCGTCCCCTGCTGGACAAGCATACTTGTCGCACAATGTTTAGGACATTTAAAACTGGGCTTTTCCCTTCTCTTCCTCACACTCTTCTGGTCTGCCACAGTGGTGATTCTGAGCTCCTGGTGTTCTTCTAATTTGAAGAAGGGAACTAAATCAGGACGATAGCCTGTGTTGCTGCTCCTTTATGTGCTTGAGTGCTGAAGTAAGAGCTCCAATTTTGAATGAAGTcctgagactgtacctgccttctctatacagtagtaaagtacctgtattttccgtttctcactttttttgttcattggatagaaaactttgagaagcactATGAAACAGTATAGTATCTACACATGACACAACTACTCACGCAGACACTTGGTgcagcactgactcagaattcggCTTTACCTTTATAATGTCGTGCCTACACTCACACCAAGAATGCCTGAGGCCGGAAATTTCGCAACAGACTGCCTCTTTCTTTTTGGCCTAAAAAGAAAGAGGCAGGCTGTTGGAGGGTTTCCGAGATTCAGAACTAAGTATTTTTTTcatcatattaatatttttggtgGCTATTTTTGGTTGAAAAAGCATGCGTTATACTgtaatttccatttcattaaGATGATATCCGTTAAACATGATGCTGTATGAACGTTTACCTGAGCCAACAAAAGgtattcattattctgaaaattgtGTTATTTCAGTATTCGCTATAATGGGATTTGacctatatatatgtatgaaataTAAATAGACAGCTATATAGCTATACATTgatgatataatataatagtcTGCCTTACATTTGAATCAGTACTTAACATCCCAGTCTAACGGTGCTTCCAGTGGAGCTAACTGTTGTTAACTATTTGGGATACTTGACCCTTGAACCAAAGTAAGGTGTAAGATGGCTGGTTAATGCAAGCCATGCTAGAGGCTGAAAGGGCCAGTACAGTGTCCAGGGGTTTGTCTTTcccatttaaaaataatgacaggGAGAACTGGCAAGAAGCCAGTATTTTTTTCATGACATCATTATGTTGAATAAAGCTGTTATCACACTACACAACTTTTACAGTGATTTATAGTCCTTGTCTTTATTTCCATACACTTGGGGACAAATGTCCACAACCCCCACTCATTTAGTCTGACATCCCCAGTGACTCAGTAATACCAGTCTGCTACTCACCACATTTCATTGCCTTAATTCACAGCGGTGGGGTCCAATGTGTACGAGCCGAGGGTGCTCAGCTGGAAATATAATACATACAATGCTGCCTTGAAAGGTGAGAACTGAACTCACTACATCTAGAAAACAATTGTATAGCAATTGAAACAGTCAGGTAGCATGTTAACTGTCTGAAAAAATGCAGCAAGCTCACAATATTTTGGAAATTTGCAACTGTGTCATGCAGCAGTCATGTGATGTGTCATCCCCTGCAATTCCTGGTCATGTTATCTAACATCCTCAAGGTAGTTTTGGCATATGGAGGCATTAGGTTTGATGTGCCCTCTGATTGAAGTTTCTATAATTTGCTGCCTGAATACCATGTATGAGAACCATGTTGCCTATTTAAGGTGGGCCATGCAATAGTGGGCCATATTGCTTAAAAGCTATTCTGTTAGGGAATTTATTCTGTATAGGGATCAGTGGCCAAGTCTTTTGGTAACCAAAGAAGGCTCAGATGTGACTCTGTGATAGGGTTTCCAGGCTGTTTAAAACCATTGAGATTTGAGCTTAGAGCTTGGGAGGAGAGTTAAGGAAATGGCCTATTGATAGGAAGGAAAGAAACTAGTATCTATATAGTGACAGGGCAATGGCAGAAGTAAAGAGATGACTTGTCTGATGttataaactgagaaaaaatggAGGCCATCTTACTGGGCCGACAGGGCATTAGTCCGTGAAGGCAAACCTGAGGGGAAGTGTGGTTTTGTGTTGGTTTATTATGATCCTTTGTATTCTCCCTTCAGTGTATCCTGCTCTTGAGTAGTTAAGAGTAAAAAGGGTCCCATTCCAGAtatgtattacatatttgtaatcaTTTCAGCTTTTTACACCATCAGTAAGGCTCTCTATATTTTAGTTTACATATATGAGCAGCAATGCTTCATAACAATTTTAAACCCTAAACCGCTTCCTGCTTTCTTTGTAGTTTTTGCATGAATTTAGcataattttgcatgttttgtttgGAAACcctgatggatggatttttgaatGAGAGTTTACAAGTGACGAACTGGAATGCTGTAAGGCCGGAATGTCAAACTTAATTTCTGGAAGGCCACTGTGGCTGCATGGTTTCATTGCAACCACTTTCTTCCTTAATCAATTGCTACTACTaataaaacacacttcttttgtgtcaaatttaaattACTAGCTTTTTAAGATGCAGAGTCCTTCATTGTTCCCTTTTTTtctggttgctaattaaggaattgactggaagaaaaaaaaaacaaaaaaacactgcagCCACTGTGATTCCCCAGGAACTGTGCTGGACAACCCTGCTGTAAATGTTTGGCACAGATCTGGTTCTTGTTACAGTCAAAATGAGCTTAATTACCCATAACTCTGACTTCAAAAGTGACTACAGAAACGGAGAGcatgaaaatatatacagtttatatatgtcTGCAACACTGAAATGGATGAAGTAAGCATTGATAATGAgtgaatatatataaaattttgggctgtatatacatatatatatatatatatacatacacatacacacacacacacacacaaacagtaacaGCATATTTAGATAGAGATAAATTTACATAATCACACACCAACAGCAGACACATAcccatcctttcattttcttgcttGTCCAGTTCAGAGCAGCCAATGTCTGACATGGCAACACACTGGCCATGACCAATGACAGTTCATgctacacacgcacacactcacatataACTGGGAAATTATTACAGCTAAGAGATTATCGTAATGCACACCTGTAAATGTTTTTAGCATCACTAGGAAATTTGTAACACAGCACTCTAAAAACACACACTGAAAACTCCACACTCTACCCATGGATAACTCACAAAGGGAGAGTTAAACCTTTATTTTCATTGGTTTAGTTTTCAGTTGCCTataggatttctttttttttttcatcaaatattttaatttaatattgcaaaCAACGTCACAACATACAAAATGAATTATATTTTGCAGAACATATGTCAATGAATAATCTTTTATatctcattttttaaactttgtgggaataaaaaaataaacagcaaagctttgacaacagcaccttgacatTTGAATTGAATTCCAATGCTATCTGTAGAAGTTTAAAGCAGTAAACAAGTATAATACTAACAGGAATAAAGATCACTTACTGTCTAAAATGTAAACGGAATGTTTTGGTCAGAATTGATTTCCTTTTTCAAAGTGGACAGTTTCTCACTTCACAATCGAAGCAGCATgcaatattttttcattcattttactttctgtgttttctatttaattattttttcagattCTTGGCAACGTAAACAAACCACAATGTCTTGAGGAATGTAATACAGAATTATTTGAAATTGTGCGCagatgactttattttttttttcttttatttgtcttggtCATGGATATGTTCAATAAATAGACCGTATTACCACTTTACTGtataaacttcttttttttttctttttttttttaaactttacatgCAGTCCATAAAATTATCATTTAACGGAATAATTTACCCtgttatgtatatatacaaatagataatttctctttttttctctcaataAAATCTATACAACGTTAAATTCACTATCTCCCTCTCTTAATGGTTAATGTACATACACAGGAAGTGTCTATTCTTATAAAGCGccagccaattttttttttgctatccaTAGTGAGAGCTCGTACATATGACTGGGTCGTCCGACACTGGGAATTGTAATGCCTCTTGTCGATTCCTCTGCAGCCTTCCTTGGTGTAGCCCATTGGGTTACATTTGGTCTCATAAAAGTATTGCTTCAATTGGCCGTTTGGTACAGGGACCTTTTCCAGGACGGTTACCGTCTGCCCTGACATGTCCACTGCCGTCTTTTTGTCAACAGCTGTCACCCATTCACTAATACTGTCACATACGCTGAGCTCGCCTCGGCGGGCCGGGTCTGAGTGGCGGCGCACCCTCATGGACATGTTTGCTGAGTCCAGGTAGTTTCTATACTCCTCCAGGAGAAAGAGCAGAGGGGGTTCCAAAGGCACTTGGCTACTGATCATTACGCGTGATGTGTACATGTCCGCATCCTTGGGATCAGCCCCCTTTGTGGCAGGCTGAGGCTCATTTCCCCCATCAAGCAGCTCCTCAATGACCTGCTCAAAAGTGTCCGCTAGTGACGGCAATCCACGTTGGGGTACACCCATGCTCTCCAAAGTCCCATGGGTCCGTGCTCCAAGGTAGCCCGGTCCGGCGTGACCTCGGATGACGCCGGCATCTTTCATGGGAGCAGCTTTCATGCAACTAAAGTATGAAATAACCATAGTAATGAACAAGATGGTCATCACTCTTCTCACCTGGTGGAACTGCAATggaaaagaaggagaaaaaaaacagatgtatTAGATGTGTGAGGAGAGGTGAAAAGCATCCATCATTGCCACATGTTAACCAATTTGACTTTCAGACATCATCAGTGGTTAGACCACTGACGTCATTGGGAGATCCACAGGAAGCTCAGAGAAGAGGCTCTCGAGATGTCATTAAGAGCCTTGATAATGTTTCTCCTCCCTCTTTTTCCCACGTTCCTCCGCTTTACACATTCCTGGTGGACTGTGACAGGACCCTACAGAAATTAATCCGTTAGAATTATGGGATACAAGTtggacttttctttctttttatattttgccgGAGGATAAAATGAGTTGCAAGCATTCTTTCactgagataaaataaaaaagaaaactctgtCATTTTAGTAAGATAAGTAATAAGCTGTTAAAAATCTTAAATTAGCCGTCTCTCTTGCTGCCTTCTAGTTTGACAACCCTAGCAGGTGTTGAGCCttttttagaaagaaaaggaaaaaaaaaacagtgcaaattaCCCCCCTGGAGGGCAGTCTTGTGTGCCGTCTCCCCCTGGAGATGCACACTCAGAGAACCTTGGACATCCATCTGTATTCTCCTTTTACATCCTCACCTCCctgatttcttttgtttaaaatatgtctAATATTTATCTCAAGCCTTAATTTGTACCCAGGGGAGAGAACATTGGCTCAAGCCGTCTACACACTCACGTCTCATATCTGCATTCTTTTTTCTGACCTTCACAAAGTCTCTTTCTTTCAAATACCTGTCAGGGTTGCCAGATTCTAAGTAGCCGTTAAACCCAAGCTATACCTGTAATTATGGTGGATAGTGATGAAGTGCTGGTTCTTAAGACACCGAAGGCTCTCACTTCTGAGGTACTTGAAGTAGCAGATTTGGGTGTCAGCTCAGGTAACTTATCCCATAAACAGGGGCATGCTGTACTATAATTAAAGTGGGAGGCAATTGTTCCATGGTTCACCagtcagaaagcaaaaaaaagacaCTTTCTGCCCTTTTATATGGGGAATCTTGAGGTTCATTTCATTATAAACTGAGAATATATTTTCTTCTGTGATTACAGAATCACAGAGCTATTGTGAGAGAATCTCAATCAACATtagaatcataataataattagtaattataataataagtggtCCTTACTGCACTTCATCAAGACAGCTGTAAGAAAACCAATTTGTCAGAACTGGGCAGTGTCGCCACATTTAATCACATCCTGTTCTTTTACAAGGTGTTGTTTTGGCAACAGATGAGAAAAGTAACTGAAGCAACAGAACAGGTACAATTCCTAAGGGCCTGTTGCCATTCCTAAATTAATAATTCATATGTATTTAGAATGATTCAGAAAATTAGGTTTTTGAAAAAAGTAGTAAAATATAATTAGACTTCCCCGTccccttcacacacacacaaacacattcactTGTAACCTTGGTTCTTCAAGACTAATTGATATGTGCTGCCctatatttttaaacactgtGAAGACAGCCCTAGAGGCAGGCATGCTCTCTCCGGAGTCCTGACTACGATCATGTCCTACGTATAATAAACACTCGACTCCTGTTTCATCAGCTGCCAAGAGCATCTCCAAGaatactagcaaaaaaaaaaaaaagtaatccatGCAAGAGACTAAGTTGTTTTACCCAaggcagtaaaaaaataaacataatggcTGATTCTTTTCATGTGACAGACAGAACAAGAAACCCCTGATTATACTTCCCTTTTCACTTGATTCTGCCGGCAGGGATACCAGCATCTCAGAGTAGATGTCATgtgttgattgatttatttatttatttatttatattaattgacTGTAGCCATCTCTGAGACACTCTGTAATAAGGTTGGCCCAACACATTCTGGTGCTTGTGGCAGAAAGACGACCCTACAGGTCCAGCAACATCACTTGTAGGCTCTCAAACCCTGTCCACTGGctaattgctgtttttttttttttaaattgaaggtTTACttgtattgtaataataatattaataatacatttatgtagcacctttcccatgctcaagtacACCTTGAACTCCTGATGTCTTCTTGTTTCATCTCTTTCTCTGCAAAGTTTACTTTTCTCATACATTTAGATAATGTGTGTGTGCTTAGGCCATGACGGTATTGCTCTTATTTTCTTCTACATTTTAATTATCAATAAAACCGGCACAGTAAAACGAGCTTGCCTTGCCATATGTGTTCTCTTTTAATGTTAGCACAGGTTACATCTACAGACAAGGACAGGTCTACAATGAGACTagtgaagcttaagcttcagggcccTTAATCCTGAAGAGGCCGCAGAAGTGACTTTAGTTcatgttgtttaaaaatattaggagtCTACTGTATGaaaagggggttttaaaaccCCTACATGTagtggttaaattaaaaaaaattgtggtgaTCTGTCATAGAAAAACTTCATTGAAGAAGATAACTGGTTACCCAGAAATCACTGCTGCTTGAGAAGGGTCCCCCAGAgcagttcaagcttcagggccccaaaaGTGTAGGTCAGACAAAACACACATTTTCTACTCAGCCACTGCCAAACTGCCCTGGTGTGAATGGAACTGTGCTTCTGTACGCTTGGGTACTGGGCTTGACTCCCGTTCCCCACAATTCAGACCTGGACTACTTATGAAACTGGATACATAATGGAAATAGAAGAAGAGAACTAAAATACTTTTGCGTGCCAGATGCTGGCAcatataaaatatctaaaaactttTGATTCTGTACACTTCAAGGAAAATTAATCATTATAATCATCTTGCTGTTCATAAACTGACCAACAAGTTAAATTACTTGTAAGAAAACCCAGTGATTCTCAAAGTCCTATATTTCGGTATGTCAGTTACTAGTTTAAAAACCTAAGCTATAAATGGTGTGGGCAAATGGGGGCAAGCAGGAACAACACCCTAAAACAGTAGCCAGAACAAGCCATccaagctaagcatgttcaggtttggccagtacttggatgggagaccatccagaaaaaacatgaattggtgttg encodes the following:
- the bdnf gene encoding brain-derived neurotrophic factor isoform X2, with the protein product MTILFITMVISYFSCMKAAPMKDAGVIRGHAGPGYLGARTHGTLESMGVPQRGLPSLADTFEQVIEELLDGGNEPQPATKGADPKDADMYTSRVMISSQVPLEPPLLFLLEEYRNYLDSANMSMRVRRHSDPARRGELSVCDSISEWVTAVDKKTAVDMSGQTVTVLEKVPVPNGQLKQYFYETKCNPMGYTKEGCRGIDKRHYNSQCRTTQSYVRALTMDSKKKIGWRFIRIDTSCVCTLTIKRGR
- the bdnf gene encoding brain-derived neurotrophic factor isoform X1, whose amino-acid sequence is MFHQVRRVMTILFITMVISYFSCMKAAPMKDAGVIRGHAGPGYLGARTHGTLESMGVPQRGLPSLADTFEQVIEELLDGGNEPQPATKGADPKDADMYTSRVMISSQVPLEPPLLFLLEEYRNYLDSANMSMRVRRHSDPARRGELSVCDSISEWVTAVDKKTAVDMSGQTVTVLEKVPVPNGQLKQYFYETKCNPMGYTKEGCRGIDKRHYNSQCRTTQSYVRALTMDSKKKIGWRFIRIDTSCVCTLTIKRGR